A genomic region of Chloroflexota bacterium contains the following coding sequences:
- a CDS encoding DNA polymerase I, with translation MKRPLLVLFDGNAIIHRAYHAFQSSRSPVRLTVSKTGEIVSAVYGFTQMLLKTLNELKPTHYAIAFDKKGPTFRHQLFDQYKAHRPPTPPELVSQMERVKQMVEAFR, from the coding sequence ATGAAAAGGCCGCTCCTGGTTCTATTCGATGGCAATGCTATCATCCACCGTGCTTACCATGCCTTCCAGTCAAGCAGGTCGCCGGTACGATTGACCGTAAGCAAGACCGGAGAAATCGTCAGCGCCGTATACGGCTTTACCCAGATGCTGCTCAAGACCCTGAATGAGCTCAAACCCACCCACTATGCCATCGCCTTCGATAAAAAAGGTCCCACCTTCCGCCACCAGCTTTTCGACCAGTATAAGGCACACCGCCCCCCGACCCCCCCAGAGCTGGTTAGCCAGATGGAACGGGTGAAGCAGATGGTGGAGGCCTTTCGCAT